The following are encoded in a window of Gossypium raimondii isolate GPD5lz chromosome 13, ASM2569854v1, whole genome shotgun sequence genomic DNA:
- the LOC105783994 gene encoding uncharacterized protein LOC105783994 encodes MSTLKITKKHHRHLNNPFPSTPTSLPFIQGNLFINSQTLPPNQNSPLGKDFQLLWSTQSGGYLSISHLSHPSKSLWSTIPGQAFISAAMAETEVEESRGSFAIKDRDVHLVCDHQSIENIILINQFDDFQLDYLDLDHLKTNSKFADSPVLIITGHIFSKRTKKWLQSSSIYRSASARYWVLFDQKENNQIGFKVKIGQPKFQLHHHPKASPSTSLGRYRRLRRKLRRQRKWKLGWCWFLTRTKGLSINSSSEEELGESNVVETALEFNRVCLTYASERNERFFGFGEQFSHMDFKGKRVPIFVQEQGIGRGDQPITFAANLVSYRAGGDWSTTYAPSPFYMTSKMRSLYLEGYNYSVFDLTQHDRVQLQIHGNAMQGRILHGNSPLEIIEHFTEAIGRPPELPEWVISGAVVGMQGGTETVRRVWDKLRTFKVPISAFWLQDWVGQRETFIGSQLWWNWEVDVTRYPGWQQLVKDLSKHYIKVMTYCNPCLALMDEKPNKRRNLFEEAKELDILVKDDRGEPYMVPNTAFDVGMLDLTHPLTANWFKQILQEMVDDGVRGWMADFGEGLPVDAVLYSGEDPIAAHNRYPELWAQINREFVEEWKSHCTGKEREDPQEDLVFFMRAGFRDSPKWGMLFWEGDQMVSWQANDGIKSSVVALLSSGLSGYAFNHSDIGGYCTMNLPFIRYCRTEELLLRWMELNAFTIVFRTHEGNKPWCNSQFYSNDKTLSHFARFAKVYKAWKFYRVELVKEAARKGSPVCRHLFLHYPNDERVQSLSYEQFLVGSEILVVPVLHKGKKNVEVHFPVGETCSWQHIWTGKSYQKQGCQAWVEAPLGYPAVFVKVGSIVGETFLRNLKNFDIL; translated from the exons ATGTCAACCCTTAAGATCACTAAAAAGCACCACAGACATCTAAACAACCCTTTCCCTTCCACACCAACATCTCTCCCCTTCATTCAAGGTAATCTCTTCATCAATTCCCAAACACTACCTCCCAACCAAAATTCCCCTCTTGGCAAGGATTTTCAGCTTCTTTGGAGCACCCAAAGTGGTGGGTATCTCTCAATTTCTCACCTTTCACACCCTTCAAAGTCATTATGGTCCACTATCCCTGGACAAGCATTTATATCAGCAGCCATGGCTGAAACAGAGGTGGAAGAAAGCAGGGGATCTTTTGCTATCAAAGATAGAGATGTTCACCTGGTTTGTGATCATCAgagtattgaaaatattattttgatcaaTCAATTTGATGACTTTCAACTTGATTATTTGGATTTAGATCACCTTAAAACGAATTCCAAATTTGCGGATTCCCCTGTTTTGATTATAACAGGGCATATTTTCAGCAAAAGGACAAAGAAATGGCTTCAAAGTTCAAGCATTTATAGGTCTGCTTCAGCAAGGTATTGGGTTTTGTTTGATCAAAAGGAAAATAACCAAATTGGATTCAAAGTCAAAATTGGACAACCAAAATTTCAGCTTCATCATCACCCTAAAGCTTCACCTTCAACATCATTAGGAAGGTACCGCCGTTTAAGGAGGAAACTAAGGCGGCAACGAAAATGGAAACTTGGATGGTGCTGGTTCCTTACAAGGACAAAAGGGTTGTCCATAAATTCTTCATCAGAGGAGGAACTAGGAGAATCCAATGTTGTAGAAACTGCCTTAGAATTCAATAGGGTTTGTTTAACCTATGCAAGTGAAAGAAACGAGAGATTTTTTGGTTTTGGTGAGCAATTTTCTCACATGGATTTTAAGGGTAAAAGGGTACCTATTTTTGTTCAAGAACAAGGTATTGGAAGAGGAGATCAACCTATTACTTTTGCTGCTAACTTGGTTAGCTATAG AGCTGGTGGAGACTGGAGCACTACTTATGCTCCTTCACCTTTCTATATGACATCCAAAATGAGGTCTCTTTACTTGGAAGGATACAACTATTCTGTATTCGATCTTACTCAACATGATAGGGTCCAATTACAG ATACATGGAAATGCAATGCAAGGGAGGATACTACATGGAAACTCGCCTTTGGAGATCATTGAACACTTCACGGAAGCCATTGGAAGGCCTCCCGAGCTTCCTGAATGGGTGATATCTGGTGCAGTAGTTGGCATGCAAGGGGGTACAGAAACTGTACGCCGTGTTTGGGATAAACTGAGAACTTTTAAGGTTCCCATTTCAGCATTTTGGTTGCAG GATTGGGTGGGGCAAAGGGAAACCTTTATCGGATCACAATTATGGTGGAACTGGGAAGTGGATGTAACAAGGTATCCTGGATGGCAACAGTTGGTTAAAGATCTTAGCAAACACTACATCAAAGTGATGACATACTGCAATCCTTGTTTAGCACTG ATGGATGAGAAGCCAAACAAAAGGCGAAATCTCTTTGAGGAAGCGAAAGAGCTAGACATTTTGGTGAAAGATGATCGTGGAGAACCATACATGGTTCCAAATACAGCGTTTGATGTAGGAATGCTGGACTTGACACACCCACTCACTGCAAATTGGTTCAAGCAAATTTTACAGGAAATGGTGGATGATGGAGTTCGAGGATGGATGGCTGATTTTGGTGAAGGTCTGCCTGTGGATGCTGTACTTTATTCAG GTGAAGATCCTATTGCTGCTCATAACAGATATCCAGAACTATGGGCTCAAATAAATCGAGAATTTGTGGAAGAATGGAAAAGTCATTGCACGGGAAAGGAAAGAGAAGATCCCCAAGAGGACTTGGTCTTCTTCATGAGGGCTGGTTTCAGGGATAGTCCAAAATGGGGAATGCTGTTTTGGGAAGGGGACCAAATGGTAAGCTGGCAAGCTAATGATGGTATAAAGAGTTCTGTTGTTGCCCTATTGAGCAGTGGACTTTCCGGTTATGCTTTTAACCATAGTGATATCGGAGGCTATTGTACCATGAACTTACCTTTTATTAGGTACTGTCGAACTGAAGAGTTGCTTTTGAGATGGATGGAGCTAAATGCATTCACCATAGTTTTCCGTACTCATGAG GGAAACAAGCCTTGGTGCAACAGTCAATTTTACTCCAATGACAAAACGTTATCACATTTTGCACGCTTTGCTAAAGTGTACAAAGCTTGGAAGTTTTACAGAGTCGAACTCGTAAAG GAAGCCGCTCGAAAGGGATCACCTGTCTGCCGTCACCTATTTCTTCACTACCCAAATGACGAGAGGGTTCAAAGCTTAAGTTACGAGCAGTTCTTGGTAGGCAGTGAGATCCTAGTGGTTCCTGTTCTTCACAAAGGTAAGAAAAATGTCGAAGTTCATTTCCCAGTAGGAGAAACTTGTAGTTGGCAACATATTTGGACCGGAAAATCATACCAAAAACAAGGTTGTCAAGCTTGGGTTGAAGCTCCATTAGGCTATCCTGCTGTATTTGTTAAGGTTGGCTCTATAGTCGGAGAAACTTTTCTAAGAAACctgaaaaattttgatattttgtaa
- the LOC105782813 gene encoding CO(2)-response secreted protease produces the protein MLSSQLKFPCAKKLSHSPYKYTEFILAKSTTNTITIMSCLLQLLSFFLIISSAASIQTPKHYVVYMGSSAGETAESDHLQLLSTVIPREERERISITNHYNHALRGFSAMLTDDEASELSGRNGVVSVFPDSILQLHTTRSWDFLDDNSNPKLNHGSYLPHKSTYDVIIGMIDTGIWAESPSFKDEGMGEIPKRWKGVCMEGPDFKKSDCNRKLIGARYYNVMHASNGNNTTQMRVDKSPRDTVGHGTHTASIAAGAIVANASYHGLAQGTARGGSPFFRIAAYKVCSEDGCPGSTILKAIDDAVKDGVDIISISIGTSAFLQPDFLKDPIAIGAFHAEQMGVMVVCSGGNEGPDPFTVTNAAPWIFTVAASNIDRGFHSKVLLGNGRIFQGSAINFSNLTRTETYPLAYGKDIAAKYSPIPEARSCYPGSLDPEKVKGKIIVCFDGFPVVSRTIKKLVAEDAKAKGLILINENDESAPFDSGPFPFTEVGTTIGYKILKYIKSNKNPSAIILPTVEIPGIKPAPVVAYFSSRGPSVLTENILKPDIMAPGVAILGAITPKDEEETASDGVKPGGYALESGTSMACPHVTGASALVKSVHPKWTSSMIRSALMTTATVYDNMRKPVTNGSASFATPHEMGVGEISPVKALNPGLVFETTTEDYLRFLCYNGSPEKTIRSMSKTKFKCPTKSSDDLISNINYPSISISKLEKSIGFLTIKRSVTNVGHPNVTYTSTVQAPMGMKVKVIPKKITFLENVKRVSFKVLFDGSEASSGYNFGSITWSAAQYSVRTVFAVNVE, from the exons CATTATGTTGTATACATGGGAAGCTCAGCTGGTGAAACTGCAGAATCAGATCATCTGCAATTACTGTCCACAGTAATTCCAAG GGAGGAAAGAGAAAGGATTTCAATTACAAATCATTATAATCATGCATTGAGAGGATTCTCTGCAATGCTTACTGATGATGAAGCTTCTGAGTTGTCTG GACGAAATGGGGTGGTATCGGTTTTTCCCGATTCAATTCTTCAGTTACATACAACACGATCGTGGGATTTCTTAGACGACAACTCAAACCCTAAGTTGAATCATGGATCATATCTGCCTCATAAATCTACTTATGATGTCATTATTGGCATGATCGATACAG GAATTTGGGCCGAGTCTCCAAGTTTCAAAGATGAAGGAATGGGAGAAATACCTAAAAGATGGAAAGGAGTTTGCATGGAGGGACCAGACTTCAAAAAGTCTGATTGTAATAG GAAGTTGATAGGGGCAAGATACTACAATGTAATGCACGCATCTAATGGAAACAACACAACACAAATGAGAGTTGACAAATCTCCAAGGGACACTGTTGGCCATGGAACTCACACTGCTTCTATTGCAGCCGGTGCCATAGTAGCCAACGCTAGTTACCATGGCTTGGCTCAAGGTACTGCTAGGGGTGGTTCACCCTTTTTTAGGATTGCAGCCTATAAGGTATGTTCCGAAGACGGTTGTCCCGGTTCCACCATATTAAAGGCAATCGACGATGCCGTTAAAGACGGTGTCGATATCATCTCCATTTCTATCGGGACGAGTGCTTTCCTCCAACCTGACTTCTTGAAAGATCCTATTGCCATTGGAGCATTTCATGCAGAACAAATGGGGGTCATGGTGGTCTGTTCAGGTGGCAATGAAGGACCTGATCCTTTCACTGTTACAAATGCAGCACCATGGATTTTCACTGTGGCAGCTTCTAATATTGATAGGGGTTTTCACTCTAAGGTGCTTTTAGGAAATGGAAGAATCTTTCAA GGGTCTGCCATTAATTTTTCGAACCTCACTCGAACCGAGACATATCCACTTGCATATGGAAAGGACATTGCTGCTAAGTACAGTCCAATACCAGAAGCAAG GAGTTGCTATCCTGGATCATTAGATCCGGAAAAGGTGAAAGGGAAGATAATTGTTTGTTTCGATGGTTTCCCTGTCGTGTCGAGGACAATCAAGAAACTCGTAGCCGAAGATGCCAAAGCTAAAGGATTGATATTGatcaatgaaaatgatgaaagtGCTCCATTTGATTCAGGACCATTTCCATTCACTGAAGTTGGAACTACTATAGGATATAAAATTCTCAAGTACATCAAATCTAACAA GAACCCATCTGCAATTATTCTTCCTACAGTTGAAATTCCAGGAATTAAACCAGCACCAGTGGTAGCATATTTTTCATCAAGAGGTCCTAGTGTACTAACAGAAAACATTCTCAAg CCTGATATAATGGCACCAGGAGTTGCCATTTTAGGTGCAATAACTCCAAAAGACGAAGAAGAGACTGCCTCGGATGGCGTGAAACCGGGCGGATATGCCCTAGAATCCGGAACATCAATGGCTTGTCCACATGTAACAGGGGCTTCAGCATTGGTTAAATCAGTACATCCTAAATGGACTTCTTCCATGATCAGATCGGCACTAATGACAACCG CAACTGTGTATGATAACATGAGGAAACCAGTGACGAACGGTTCGGCTTCTTTTGCCACCCCGCACGAGATGGGAGTTGGAGAAATAAGTCCAGTTAAAGCCCTTAATCCGGGATTAGTCTTCGAAACAACAACCGAGGATTACCTAAGATTCCTTTGTTATAACGGATCCCCAGAGAAAACGATACGTTCCATGTCGAAAACGAAGTTCAAATGTCCAACGAAATCCTCTGATGATCTCATTTCCAACATCAATTATCCATCAATCTCCATAAGTAAACTAGAAAAAAGCATAGGGTTCTTAACTATTAAAAGAAGTGTTACAAATGTTGGACACCCAAATGTGACATATACTTCCACTGTGCAAGCTCCCATGGGAATGAAAGTGAAGGTTATACCCAAAAAGATCACATTTTTAGAGAATGTAAAGAGGGTTTCTTTCAAAGTGTTATTTGATGGCAGTGAGGCTTCAAGTGGATATAACTTTGGGTCTATAACATGGTCTGCTGCTCAATATTCTGTTCGTACGGTGTTTGCAGTGAATGTTGAGTGA